A window of Citrus sinensis cultivar Valencia sweet orange chromosome 7, DVS_A1.0, whole genome shotgun sequence contains these coding sequences:
- the LOC102619741 gene encoding dihydrolipoyllysine-residue acetyltransferase component 2 of pyruvate dehydrogenase complex, mitochondrial, producing the protein MAYASHIINHSKKLKNVSNLLWHENAVLVRWFSNDAVSSRDDLLKIHRHVYVPVESERVINSSAISSVSSVGVFKKKFCSVARKAGSPIAGSFLNRGFACSKVHLKRGFSSDSGLPPHQEIGMPSLSPTMQEGNIARWLKKEGDKVSPGEVLCEVETDKATVEMECMEEGYLAKIVKGDGSKEIKVGEVIAITVEEEEDIPKFKDYSPSVSDAGAAPAKEPSPPPPPKQEEVEKPISTSEPKASKPSAASPEDRLFASPVARNLAEEHNVSLSIIKGTGPNGLIVKADIEDYLASRGKEVPAKAPKGKDVVAPALDYVDIPHSQIRKITASRLLFSKQTIPHYYLTVDICVDNLMGLRNQLNSIQEASAGKRISVNDLVIKAAALALRKVPRCNSSWADEYIRQFKNVNINVAVQTENGLYVPVIRDADKKGLSTIAEEVRQLAQKAKDNSLKPQDYEGGTFTVTNLGGPFGIKQFCAIINPPQSGILAVGSAEKRVIPGLGPDQYKFSSFMSVTLSCDHRVIDGAIGAEWLKAFKGYIENPESMLL; encoded by the exons TTGAAGAATGTTTCAAATTTGCTGTGGCATGAGAATGCTGTTTTGGTTCGTTGGTTTTCAAATGATGCTGTTAGTAGCAGGGATG ATCTTCTAAAGATTCATCGCCATGTATATGTGCCTGTGGAGAGTGAAAGAGTCATTAATTCATCCGCCATTAGCTCT GTATCATCAGTAGGtgtatttaagaaaaaattttgtagtgtGGCAAGAAAAGCCGGAAGTCCCATTGCTGGATCTTTCCTCAACAGAGGATTTGCATG TTCAAAAGTACACTTGAAGAGAGGATTTTCGTCAGATTCAG GTCTTCCTCCACACCAGGAGATTGGAATGCCCTCCCTTTCACCCACAATGCAAGAG GGTAATATTGCTCGGTGGTTGAAGAAAGAGGGCGACAAGGTGTCTCCCGGTGAAGTACTCTGTGAAGTTGAAACT GATAAAGCAACTGTTGAGATGGAATGTATGGAGGAAGGTTATCTTGCCAAGATAGTAAAAGGAGATGggtcaaaagaaattaaagttggTGAG GTTATTGCTATCACTgttgaagaagaggaagatatTCCGAAGTTTAAAGATTACAGTCCTTCAGTGTCTGATGCTGGTGCTGCTCCAGCTAAAGAGCCTTCTCCTCCTCCCCCTCCAAAACAGGAAGAGGTTGAAAAACCAATCAGTACATCAGAGCCAAAGGCCTCTAAACCCAGTGCAGCTTCTCCTGAAGATCGCCTTTTTGCTAGTCCTGTTGCTAGGAATTTGGCTGAAGAACATAAT GTTTCCCTCTCCATCATCAAGGGAACAGGTCCCAATGGACTCATTGTGAAGGCTGATATTGAAGATTACTTGG CTTCTCGTGGGAAAGAAGTTCCAGCCAAAGCTCCTAAGGGTAAGGACGTTGTGGCCCCAGCTTTGGACTATGTTGACATCCCTCATTCTCAAATAAGAAAG ATCACTGCTTCACGCTTGTTGTTCTCAAAGCAAACAATCCcacattattatttaacagtCGATATATGTGTTGACAATCTCATGGG TTTGCGAAACCAACTCAATTCCATACAAGAGGCTTCGGCTGGAAAGCGGATATCTGTTAATGATCTGGTGATTAAG GCTGCAGCCTTGGCTCTGCGAAAAGTGCCTCGGTGCAATAGTTCATGGGCTGATGAATATATCCGACA ATTTAAGAATGTGAATATTAATGTAGCAGTGCAGACAGAAAACGGTCTTTATGTCCCAGTTATAAGG GATGCTGACAAGAAAGGCTTATCCACAATTGCTGAAGAGGTCAGACAGTTGGCCCAGAAAGCCAAAGACAACAGCTTGAAACCACAAGATTATGAG GGAGGCACATTCACAGTTACCAATTTGGGAGGACCCTTCGGCATCAAGCAATTCTGTGCCATTATCAATCCTCCTCAATCTGGCATTCTTGCAGTTGGATCTG CTGAGAAAAGGGTTATCCCTGGCTTGGGTCCAGATCAGTATAAATTTTCTTCCTTCATGTCAGTAACATTAAGTTGTGATCATCGCGTAATAGATG GTGCGATTGGTGCTGAATGGTTGAAAGCATTCAAAGGATACATTGAGAATCCGGAGTCCATGTTGCTATAA
- the LOC102619434 gene encoding mitochondrial import inner membrane translocase subunit TIM23-2 yields the protein MSRHTPVGSDHERDPETRLYNPYAELNLPAQNLYKLPTNPEFLFSEESIHQRRSWGENLTFYTGTAYLAGSVSGAAIGLFSAFKSMEKGDTLKLKINRVLNSSGHSGRSWGNRVGVIGLIYAGMESGVVAATDRDDVWSSVAAGLGTGAVCRAARGIRSAAVAGAIGGLAAGAAVAAKQAVKRYVPI from the coding sequence ATGTCACGCCACACGCCCGTCGGATCCGACCACGAGCGCGACCCGGAAACCCGTCTCTACAACCCGTACGCCGAGCTGAACCTACCAGCCCAGAATCTCTACAAGCTCCCAACCAACCCCGAGTTCCTCTTCTCCGAAGAATCCATCCACCAGCGGCGATCCTGGGGCGAAAATCTCACCTTTTACACCGGCACGGCCTACCTAGCCGGCTCCGTATCCGGCGCCGCCATCGGCCTGTTCTCTGCATTCAAGTCCATGGAGAAAGGGGATACCCTTAAGTTGAAAATCAATAGGGTTTTGAACTCGTCGGGACATTCGGGTCGATCGTGGGGGAACCGGGTCGGCGTGATTGGGTTGATTTACGCGGGGATGGAGAGTGGGGTTGTGGCGGCTACGGATCGGGATGATGTCTGGAGCAGCGTGGCGGCGGGGCTGGGCACTGGGGCGGTGTGTCGGGCCGCGAGAGGAATAAGGTCGGCGGCTGTTGCAGGGGCGATTGGTGGATTGGCGGCAGGTGCGGCTGTTGCGGCAAAACAGGCTGTGAAAAGATATGTGCCTATTTGA